In one window of Azotobacter salinestris DNA:
- the treA gene encoding alpha,alpha-trehalase TreA, producing MKVLPRPQPGPLLALSLSLLLASAGTSALADGWTYQDASTRRALTPDEAYPELFQDVQRQWLFDDQKHFVDAVPRRDPAAIRTDYLARRHRADFDLRQFVADNFAPAPAAETQPTSPGVSLREHIERLWPALTRRSAEVPAHGSKLPLPHPYVVPGGRFRELYYWDSYFTMLGLVESGEEQLARQMVDNFAYLIDTYGHIPNGTRSYYLSRSQPPFFSFMVELMAQVEGDEAYRRYLPQLQKEYTYWMEGSQSLKPGEASRHVVRLADGSLFNRYWDDRDTPRQESYMQDVETAEQARGRPASEVYRDLRAGAASGWDYSSRWLEDRKSMTTIRTTAIVPIDLNSLLYHLENTIALACQKSAMVSCTEAYDARAERRRQAIEQHLWNDAGYYADFDWKQNRLSKQITAATLYPLFVGLPSAERAERTAGTVEATLVKPGGLNTTQVDNGQQWDSPNGWAPLQWIAVSGLRRYGQGRLAETVGRNFLAQVQALFDREHKLVEKYSVEGEHLGGGGGEYRLQDGFGWTNGVTLKLLGLYPRQEALAGQ from the coding sequence ATGAAAGTCCTTCCCCGCCCCCAGCCGGGCCCCCTGCTCGCCCTGTCGCTTTCGCTCCTGCTCGCCAGTGCCGGCACCAGCGCCTTAGCGGACGGCTGGACCTACCAGGACGCCAGCACTCGGCGAGCCCTCACCCCGGACGAGGCCTACCCGGAACTCTTCCAGGACGTCCAGCGACAGTGGCTGTTCGACGACCAGAAGCACTTCGTGGACGCCGTGCCGCGGCGCGACCCTGCCGCCATCCGCACCGACTACCTGGCCCGGCGCCATCGGGCGGACTTCGACCTCCGCCAGTTCGTGGCGGACAACTTCGCACCCGCGCCGGCAGCGGAAACCCAGCCGACCAGCCCGGGCGTGAGCCTGCGCGAGCACATCGAGCGGCTCTGGCCGGCGCTCACCCGCCGGAGCGCCGAAGTCCCCGCGCACGGCAGCAAGCTGCCGCTGCCCCACCCCTACGTGGTGCCGGGCGGGCGCTTCCGCGAGCTGTACTACTGGGACTCCTACTTCACCATGCTGGGCCTGGTGGAGAGCGGCGAGGAGCAGTTGGCGCGGCAGATGGTCGACAACTTCGCCTACCTGATCGACACCTACGGCCATATCCCCAACGGCACCCGCTCCTACTACCTGAGCCGTTCGCAGCCGCCCTTCTTCTCCTTCATGGTCGAGCTCATGGCGCAGGTGGAAGGCGACGAGGCCTATCGCCGCTACCTGCCGCAGCTGCAGAAGGAATACACCTACTGGATGGAGGGCTCGCAGAGCCTCAAGCCCGGCGAGGCATCGCGCCATGTCGTGCGCCTGGCCGACGGCAGCCTGTTCAACCGCTACTGGGACGACCGCGACACGCCGCGCCAGGAATCCTACATGCAGGACGTCGAAACCGCCGAGCAGGCCCGGGGGCGGCCGGCCAGCGAGGTCTACCGGGACCTGCGCGCCGGTGCCGCCAGCGGCTGGGACTACAGTTCCCGCTGGCTGGAGGACCGCAAGAGCATGACCACCATCCGCACCACCGCCATCGTGCCGATCGACCTCAACAGCCTGCTGTACCACCTGGAGAACACCATCGCCCTGGCCTGCCAGAAGAGCGCCATGGTGAGCTGCACGGAGGCCTACGACGCGCGGGCCGAGCGGCGCCGGCAGGCGATCGAGCAGCACCTGTGGAACGATGCCGGCTACTACGCCGACTTCGACTGGAAGCAGAACCGGCTCAGCAAGCAGATCACCGCCGCCACCCTCTATCCGCTGTTCGTCGGCCTGCCCTCCGCCGAGCGGGCCGAGCGCACTGCCGGGACGGTGGAAGCGACCCTGGTCAAGCCGGGTGGACTGAACACCACACAGGTCGACAACGGCCAGCAGTGGGACTCCCCCAACGGCTGGGCGCCCCTGCAGTGGATCGCCGTGTCCGGTCTGCGCCGCTATGGCCAGGGGCGGCTGGCCGAGACCGTCGGCCGGAACTTCCTCGCCCAGGTGCAGGCGCTGTTCGACCGGGAGCACAAGCTGGTGGAGAAATACAGCGTGGAAGGCGAGCACCTCGGCGGGGGCGGCGGCGAGTACCGGCTGCAGGACGGCTTCGGCTGGACCAACGGCGTCACCCTGAAGCTGCTGGGCCTCTATCCCCGTCAGGAGGCGCTGGCCGGCCAGTAG
- a CDS encoding lytic murein transglycosylase, whose translation MLSTPAPGQILRQLIAGSALALLTACVDTPTADSAPAVAAPVPSAASVAPPAVAVPPAQPTAPLAAISFEDWRDNFRREALAAGIQPLIFDRAFAGINPDPAVVTADRSQPEFTRPVWAYLEGALAEQRVRNGQNLLKRHAALLERLEARYGVDRQALVAVWGMESNFGQVMGNKSVIRSLATLAFEGRRPQFAHDQLLAALSILQNGDVRPERMIGSWAGAMGQTQFIPTTYLSHAVDFDGDGRRDIWDSTADALASTAHYLQASGWRRGQPWGFEVRLPQGFDYAQADMADRKSLGEWRQLGLTLPVTRVADGEQASLLLPAGHRGPAFLVLDNFRSVLKYNNSTSYALAIGLLGERFQNRGQIVAAWPLGDTPLSRSERIELQNLLASNGFDPGSADGIIGANTRKAVRGFQQRLGWPADGYPTSELLEALRRH comes from the coding sequence ATGCTCAGCACCCCGGCCCCCGGCCAGATCCTCCGCCAGCTGATCGCCGGCAGCGCGCTGGCCCTGCTGACTGCCTGCGTCGACACCCCCACCGCCGACTCCGCCCCGGCCGTCGCCGCACCAGTCCCGAGCGCCGCCAGCGTGGCGCCGCCAGCGGTCGCCGTACCGCCCGCCCAGCCGACCGCACCGCTCGCCGCCATCAGCTTCGAGGACTGGCGCGACAACTTCCGCCGCGAGGCGCTGGCCGCCGGCATCCAGCCGCTGATCTTCGACCGGGCGTTCGCCGGCATCAATCCCGATCCCGCGGTGGTCACCGCGGACCGCAGCCAGCCGGAGTTCACCCGGCCGGTCTGGGCCTACCTGGAAGGCGCCCTGGCCGAGCAGCGGGTGCGCAACGGCCAGAACCTGCTGAAGCGGCATGCCGCGCTGCTGGAGCGGCTCGAGGCGCGCTATGGCGTCGACCGCCAGGCGCTGGTGGCGGTCTGGGGCATGGAAAGCAACTTCGGCCAGGTCATGGGCAACAAGTCGGTGATCCGCTCGCTGGCCACCCTGGCCTTCGAGGGACGCCGCCCGCAGTTCGCCCACGACCAACTGCTGGCGGCCCTGTCGATCCTGCAGAACGGCGACGTGCGCCCGGAGCGGATGATCGGCTCCTGGGCCGGCGCCATGGGCCAGACCCAGTTCATCCCGACCACCTACCTCAGCCACGCGGTGGACTTCGACGGCGACGGGCGCCGCGACATCTGGGACTCGACTGCCGATGCCCTGGCCTCCACCGCCCACTACCTGCAGGCGTCCGGCTGGCGCCGGGGCCAGCCCTGGGGCTTCGAGGTGCGGTTGCCGCAGGGCTTCGACTACGCCCAGGCCGACATGGCCGACCGCAAGTCGCTGGGCGAGTGGCGCCAACTGGGCCTGACCCTGCCCGTCACCCGCGTTGCGGACGGCGAACAGGCCAGCCTGCTGCTGCCCGCCGGACACCGCGGTCCGGCCTTCCTGGTGCTGGACAACTTCCGCAGCGTGCTCAAGTACAACAACTCCACCTCCTACGCGCTGGCCATCGGCCTGCTCGGCGAGCGCTTCCAGAACCGCGGGCAGATCGTCGCCGCCTGGCCGCTCGGCGATACGCCGCTGAGCCGCAGCGAACGCATCGAGCTGCAGAACCTGCTGGCCAGCAACGGCTTCGATCCCGGCAGCGCCGACGGCATCATCGGCGCCAATACCCGCAAGGCGGTGCGCGGCTTCCAGCAGCGTCTCGGCTGGCCGGCCGACGGCTATCCGACCAGCGAGCTGCTCGAGGCCCTGCGCCGCCACTGA
- a CDS encoding DMT family transporter: protein MNWKEGLRQPGVLAALGAAALFGAGTPLAKLLLDSVSPCLLAGLLYLGSGVGLTLYRRLSHAPAVSLPRREVAWFTGAIGAGGVAGPVLLMLGLTGMPASGASLLLNAEGVFTALLAWFAFKENFDRRIALGMVAIVAGAVVLSWSAETSFAGLWPSLAIIGACFAWGLDNNLTRKVSLSDATWIASIKGLIAGSVNLALAFVLGADLPSLPNLMGALTVGFLAYGVSLALFVVGLRHLGTARTGAYFSVAPFLGAILSVAMGDPLTLPLLGAGLLMALGVGLHLTERHEHEHVHEALEHEHEHEHIHDEHHQHMHDEPVAPGTRHRHPHRHEPLRHTHPHFPDAHHRHDH from the coding sequence GTGAACTGGAAGGAAGGGCTGCGCCAACCTGGCGTGCTGGCGGCACTTGGCGCCGCCGCACTGTTCGGCGCTGGAACGCCACTGGCGAAACTGTTGCTGGACAGCGTCAGTCCCTGTTTGCTGGCGGGGCTGCTCTACCTTGGCTCGGGGGTGGGGCTGACGCTGTACCGCCGCCTGAGCCACGCCCCGGCGGTCAGCCTGCCGCGCCGCGAAGTAGCCTGGTTCACCGGGGCGATCGGCGCCGGCGGCGTAGCGGGCCCTGTGTTGTTGATGCTGGGGCTGACCGGCATGCCGGCATCGGGAGCCTCGCTGTTGCTCAATGCCGAGGGCGTATTCACCGCCCTGCTTGCATGGTTCGCCTTCAAGGAGAATTTCGATCGCCGCATCGCGCTGGGCATGGTAGCCATCGTGGCCGGCGCGGTGGTTCTGAGCTGGTCGGCTGAAACCAGTTTCGCCGGTTTGTGGCCATCACTGGCGATAATAGGTGCATGCTTCGCCTGGGGGCTCGACAACAACCTGACACGCAAGGTATCGCTGTCGGACGCCACGTGGATTGCTTCGATCAAGGGCCTGATCGCCGGCTCGGTAAACCTGGCCCTGGCCTTCGTGCTGGGTGCAGACTTGCCGTCCTTGCCGAACCTGATGGGCGCGCTGACGGTTGGTTTCCTTGCCTACGGTGTCAGCCTGGCCTTGTTCGTCGTCGGCCTGCGCCACCTCGGCACAGCCCGTACCGGCGCCTATTTTTCCGTCGCGCCGTTCCTGGGCGCGATCCTCTCGGTAGCGATGGGCGACCCGCTCACGCTGCCGCTGCTGGGCGCCGGACTGCTGATGGCTCTTGGCGTTGGGCTGCATCTGACCGAACGCCATGAACACGAACACGTGCACGAGGCGCTGGAGCACGAGCACGAGCACGAACATATCCACGACGAACATCACCAGCACATGCATGACGAACCCGTCGCGCCTGGCACCAGACACAGGCATCCGCATCGGCACGAGCCCCTGCGTCACACGCACCCACACTTCCCGGACGCCCACCACCGGCATGACCATTAG
- a CDS encoding HupE/UreJ family protein — MFLGLALLLVAGAAAAHGVTGDDQAFLERSSGHQLIVFAYLGAKHMVTGYDHLLFLFGVVFFLYHLRQVGAYVTLFAIGHSVTLLYGVLGNVQVNAYLVDAIIGLSVVYKALDNLGAFKRWFGFQPNTKAAVLIFGFFHGFGLATKLQDFELSRDGLVANILAFNVGVELGQLLALGAILIAMGFWRRSAAFAHQAFAANTVLMTAGFMLIGYQLTGYFVS, encoded by the coding sequence ATGTTCCTGGGGCTGGCCCTGCTGCTGGTGGCGGGTGCCGCAGCGGCCCATGGGGTCACTGGCGACGACCAGGCCTTTCTCGAACGAAGCAGCGGCCACCAGTTGATCGTATTCGCCTATCTCGGCGCCAAGCACATGGTGACCGGCTACGATCACCTGCTGTTCCTGTTCGGAGTGGTGTTCTTCCTGTACCACCTGCGCCAGGTCGGCGCCTATGTGACGCTCTTCGCGATCGGCCACAGCGTGACGCTGCTGTATGGCGTGCTCGGCAACGTCCAGGTCAACGCCTATCTCGTCGACGCGATCATCGGCCTGTCCGTCGTCTACAAGGCGCTGGACAACCTCGGAGCCTTCAAGCGCTGGTTCGGCTTTCAGCCCAACACCAAGGCAGCGGTGCTGATCTTCGGCTTCTTCCATGGCTTCGGCCTGGCGACCAAGCTCCAGGATTTCGAGCTGTCCCGCGATGGGCTGGTGGCAAACATCCTGGCGTTCAACGTGGGCGTCGAGCTCGGCCAGTTGCTGGCGCTCGGCGCGATCCTCATCGCGATGGGATTCTGGCGCCGCAGCGCCGCTTTCGCGCATCAGGCCTTCGCCGCCAATACCGTACTGATGACCGCCGGCTTCATGCTGATCGGCTACCAACTCACCGGTTATTTCGTTTCCTGA
- a CDS encoding efflux RND transporter permease subunit, which yields MLERIIRAAIAHRWLVLVLMLGISALGVWNYGRLPIDAVPDITNVQVQVNTEAPGYSPLEAEQRVTFPVETALAGLARLQYTRSISRYGLSQVTVVFEDGTDIYFARQQVAERLQQAASQLPEGLEPSLGPVATGLGEIFMYTVEAESGATKADGTPWSPADMRNLQDWVIRPQLRHLKGVTEVNTIGGHVRQFHITPDPTRLLAYGLTLNDLPEAIERNNANRGAGYIERSGEQYLIRVPGQIGDADGLGEVVVAMRDGLPLRIRDVATVGEGAELRTGAATKDGREVVLGTVFMLVGENSREVAQRAGAKLREIDAALPEGVSARAVYDRTSLVDRSIATVQKNLLEGALLVVAVLFLLLGNLRAALITAAVIPLTMLLTITGMVQNRISANLMSLGALDFGLIVDGAVIIVENCLRRFGERQHALGRLLTREERFELAAHASAEVIKPSLFGLFIIAAVYLPIFALSGVEGKTFHPMAITVVMALTAAMALSLTFVPAAVAQFVTGKVHEKETGAMRGLKWLYAPVLRQALALRILVVGAAAILTVLAGLLATRLGTEFIPNLDEGDIALHALRIPGTSLTQAIGMQEQLEARIKAFPEVDQVVAKLGTAEVATDPMPPSVADTFVMLKERADWPDPRKPKTALIAEMEAAVRTIPGNNYEFTQPVQMRMNELIAGVRAEVAIKLYGDDLEQLAEVGERIEAVAAGIDGAADVKLEQVTGLPLMTIAPDRAALARHGLSVADVQDTVSVALAGATAGQVFEGDRRFDIVVRLPESQRQDPRVIATLPIALPAQADVVDGGAASSSPRHVPLSAVARIEVEPGPNQISRENGKRRVVITANVRGRDLGSFVEELRARVATEVELPEGTWVEYGGTFEQLISASQRLTVVVPVVLLLIFGLLFMAFGSAKDAAIVFSGVPLALTGGVLALWLRGIPFSISAGVGFIALSGVAVLNGLVMISFIRKLRADGKPLHEAILDGALTRLRPVLMTALVASLGFVPMALNVGTGAEVQRPLATVVIGGILSSTLLTLLVLPALYRLLHRDGESLETAESRAPMPSGGMSR from the coding sequence ATGCTCGAACGCATCATTCGCGCCGCGATCGCGCATCGCTGGCTGGTCCTGGTCCTCATGCTGGGCATTTCCGCGCTGGGGGTCTGGAACTACGGCCGCCTGCCGATCGACGCGGTGCCCGACATCACCAACGTCCAGGTTCAGGTCAATACCGAGGCACCGGGCTATTCGCCACTGGAGGCCGAGCAGCGGGTGACCTTCCCGGTCGAGACTGCCCTGGCCGGCCTGGCTCGCCTGCAATACACCCGCTCGATTTCCCGCTACGGCCTGTCCCAGGTCACCGTGGTGTTCGAGGACGGCACCGACATCTACTTCGCCCGGCAACAGGTGGCCGAGCGTCTGCAGCAGGCCGCCTCGCAACTGCCGGAAGGGCTGGAGCCGAGCCTGGGACCGGTGGCGACGGGGCTGGGCGAGATCTTCATGTATACCGTCGAGGCCGAGTCCGGCGCGACCAAGGCCGACGGTACGCCCTGGTCGCCGGCGGATATGCGCAATCTGCAGGACTGGGTGATCCGACCGCAGCTGCGGCACCTCAAGGGCGTGACCGAGGTCAACACCATCGGCGGCCATGTCCGCCAGTTCCATATCACCCCCGATCCGACCAGGCTGCTCGCCTACGGCCTGACCCTGAACGATCTGCCGGAGGCGATCGAGCGCAACAACGCCAATCGGGGAGCCGGCTACATCGAGCGCTCCGGCGAACAGTACCTGATCCGCGTGCCCGGCCAGATCGGCGATGCCGACGGCCTGGGCGAGGTGGTGGTGGCCATGCGCGACGGCCTGCCGCTGCGCATCCGCGATGTCGCCACGGTCGGCGAAGGCGCCGAACTGCGCACCGGCGCGGCGACCAAGGACGGGCGCGAAGTGGTGCTCGGCACGGTGTTCATGCTGGTCGGCGAGAACAGCCGGGAGGTCGCGCAGCGGGCCGGGGCCAAGCTCAGGGAGATCGACGCAGCCTTGCCCGAGGGCGTCAGCGCCCGCGCCGTCTACGACCGCACCAGCTTGGTCGACCGCAGTATCGCCACTGTGCAGAAGAACCTGCTGGAAGGCGCCCTGCTGGTCGTGGCCGTCCTGTTCCTGCTGCTCGGCAACCTGCGCGCCGCGCTGATCACCGCGGCGGTGATTCCGCTGACCATGCTGTTGACCATCACCGGCATGGTGCAGAACCGGATCTCGGCCAACCTGATGAGCCTCGGCGCCCTGGACTTCGGCCTGATCGTCGATGGCGCCGTGATCATCGTCGAGAACTGCCTGCGCCGCTTCGGCGAACGCCAGCATGCCCTCGGGCGCCTGCTGACGCGCGAGGAACGCTTCGAACTGGCGGCCCACGCCAGCGCCGAGGTGATCAAGCCGAGCCTGTTCGGCCTGTTCATCATCGCCGCAGTGTACCTGCCGATCTTTGCCCTGAGCGGCGTCGAGGGCAAGACCTTCCACCCGATGGCCATCACCGTGGTGATGGCGCTGACCGCGGCAATGGCGCTGTCGCTGACCTTCGTGCCGGCCGCCGTGGCGCAGTTCGTCACCGGTAAGGTCCACGAAAAGGAAACCGGAGCGATGCGCGGCCTGAAGTGGCTCTACGCACCAGTGCTGCGCCAGGCCCTGGCCCTGCGCATCCTCGTCGTGGGGGCCGCGGCGATCCTGACGGTACTCGCAGGCCTGCTGGCGACGCGCCTGGGTACCGAGTTCATCCCCAATCTGGACGAAGGCGACATCGCCCTGCATGCGCTGCGCATCCCGGGCACCAGCCTGACCCAGGCGATCGGCATGCAGGAGCAGCTCGAGGCACGGATCAAGGCCTTTCCCGAGGTCGACCAGGTGGTCGCCAAGCTCGGCACCGCCGAGGTCGCCACCGATCCGATGCCGCCCTCGGTCGCCGATACCTTCGTCATGCTCAAGGAGCGTGCCGACTGGCCGGACCCGCGTAAACCGAAAACCGCGCTGATCGCCGAAATGGAAGCTGCGGTGCGTACCATTCCGGGCAACAACTACGAATTCACCCAGCCCGTGCAGATGCGTATGAACGAGCTGATCGCCGGCGTGCGCGCCGAGGTGGCGATCAAGCTCTATGGCGACGATCTGGAGCAACTGGCCGAAGTCGGCGAGCGAATCGAGGCCGTTGCCGCCGGGATCGACGGAGCGGCTGACGTGAAGCTGGAGCAGGTCACCGGCTTGCCGCTGATGACCATCGCCCCCGACCGCGCGGCGCTGGCACGCCATGGCCTGTCGGTGGCCGACGTGCAGGACACGGTATCGGTCGCGCTGGCCGGGGCCACTGCGGGCCAGGTGTTCGAGGGTGACCGGCGCTTCGACATCGTCGTGCGGCTGCCCGAGAGCCAGCGTCAGGATCCCAGGGTGATCGCGACCCTGCCGATCGCACTGCCCGCGCAGGCCGACGTTGTCGACGGCGGAGCCGCCTCGTCCTCTCCACGCCATGTGCCGCTGAGTGCAGTCGCCCGTATTGAAGTCGAACCGGGTCCGAACCAGATCAGCCGCGAGAACGGCAAGCGGCGGGTGGTGATCACCGCCAACGTGCGCGGTCGCGATCTGGGCTCGTTCGTCGAAGAACTGCGCGCCAGGGTCGCGACCGAGGTCGAGCTGCCGGAGGGCACCTGGGTCGAGTACGGCGGCACCTTCGAGCAGCTCATCTCGGCCAGCCAGCGCCTGACGGTCGTCGTACCGGTAGTGCTGCTGTTGATCTTCGGCCTGCTGTTCATGGCCTTCGGCTCGGCGAAGGATGCCGCCATCGTGTTCAGCGGCGTGCCGCTGGCGCTGACCGGCGGCGTACTGGCCTTGTGGTTGCGCGGCATTCCGTTCTCGATCTCCGCCGGCGTGGGATTCATCGCGTTGTCCGGCGTGGCGGTGCTCAACGGCCTGGTGATGATCAGCTTCATCCGCAAGCTGCGCGCCGACGGCAAGCCCCTGCATGAAGCGATCCTGGACGGCGCCTTGACGCGCCTGCGTCCGGTACTGATGACCGCCCTGGTCGCCAGCCTCGGCTTCGTGCCCATGGCACTCAATGTCGGCACCGGCGCCGAGGTGCAACGTCCCCTGGCGACCGTCGTGATCGGCGGCATCCTCTCGTCGACGCTGCTGACCCTGCTGGTGCTGCCGGCGTTGTACCGCCTGCTGCATCGCGATGGCGAATCGCTGGAAACGGCGGAAAGCCGGGCGCCGATGCCATCGGGGGGGATGTCGCGATGA